The Pantoea phytobeneficialis genome has a segment encoding these proteins:
- a CDS encoding transposase, whose translation VVPVEKTSGSSVRGRARMSKTGPADVRAKLYMAAIVAIRWNAPAKALYQRLIAKGKASKAALGAVMRKLVHQCFGVLKTRMKWDENYAATA comes from the coding sequence GTGTGGTACCGGTGGAAAAAACGTCCGGGAGCTCAGTCAGGGGGCGTGCGCGGATGTCAAAAACAGGCCCGGCAGACGTAAGGGCGAAACTGTATATGGCGGCGATCGTAGCGATCAGGTGGAATGCCCCGGCGAAGGCGCTGTACCAGAGGCTAATCGCGAAGGGCAAAGCCAGCAAGGCCGCGCTTGGAGCGGTGATGCGCAAGCTGGTTCATCAGTGCTTCGGGGTGCTGAAAACGCGGATGAAGTGGGATGAAAATTACGCAGCTACCGCTTGA
- a CDS encoding ABC transporter permease, with product MTHLYWVALKSIWTKEINRFARIWIQTLVPPVITMTLYFIIFGNLIGSRIGDMHGFSYMQFIVPGLIMMAVITNAYANVASSFFSAKFQRNIEELLVAPVPTHIIIAGYVGGGVARGVCVGILVTAISLFFVPFQVYSWTMVAVTLLLTAILFSLAGLLNAVFARTFDDISLIPTFVLTPLTYLGGVFYSLALLPPFWQAVSKLNPIVYMISGFRYGFLGIHDVPLELTLSVLVAFIVVFYALVYVLIQRGRGLRS from the coding sequence ATGACGCATTTATATTGGGTGGCGCTCAAGAGCATCTGGACCAAAGAGATCAACCGTTTTGCCCGCATCTGGATTCAGACGCTGGTGCCGCCGGTGATCACCATGACGCTGTATTTCATCATCTTCGGCAACCTGATTGGATCGCGCATCGGTGATATGCATGGTTTTAGTTACATGCAATTTATCGTGCCGGGTCTGATCATGATGGCGGTAATCACCAACGCCTACGCTAACGTGGCCTCCTCGTTTTTCAGCGCCAAGTTTCAGCGCAACATTGAAGAACTGCTGGTGGCACCGGTGCCGACGCACATTATCATCGCCGGGTATGTCGGTGGTGGTGTGGCGCGTGGTGTCTGTGTCGGGATCCTGGTGACAGCGATATCGTTGTTTTTCGTGCCTTTCCAGGTCTATTCGTGGACGATGGTGGCGGTTACGCTACTGCTGACGGCGATTCTGTTCTCGCTGGCCGGTTTGCTGAACGCGGTATTTGCCCGCACCTTTGACGATATCAGCCTGATTCCGACCTTCGTGTTGACGCCGTTGACCTATCTTGGTGGGGTGTTCTATTCGCTGGCGCTGCTGCCGCCATTCTGGCAGGCGGTGTCTAAGCTGAATCCGATCGTGTATATGATCAGTGGCTTCCGCTACGGTTTCCTTGGCATCCATGATGTACCGCTGGAGCTGACCCTGTCAGTGCTGGTGGCGTTTATCGTGGTGTTTTACGCGCTGGTGTATGTGTTGATTCAGCGTGGGCGGGGACTGCGAAGCTAA
- a CDS encoding ABC transporter ATP-binding protein, whose amino-acid sequence MTYALELSGLTKTYPGGVQALKGIDLSVEAGDFYALLGPNGAGKSTTIGIISSLVNKSGGSVRVFGYDLEKDVVNAKRQLGLVPQEFNFNPFETVLQIVVNQAGYYGVERREANIRAEKYLKQLDLWGKRNERARMLSGGMKRRLMIARALMHEPKLLILDEPTAGVDIELRRSMWVFLKELNAQGTTIILTTHYLEEAEMLCRNIGIIQSGELVENTSMKGLLSKLQSETFILDLAPRSPLPKLEGFQYRLVDTSTLEVEVMREQGLNSVFSQLSAQGVQVLSMRNKANRLEELFVSLVQGKTGAKA is encoded by the coding sequence ATGACTTATGCACTGGAACTTTCCGGGCTGACCAAGACCTATCCCGGCGGCGTACAGGCGCTGAAAGGGATCGATCTCAGCGTGGAAGCAGGTGATTTTTATGCCTTACTGGGGCCGAACGGTGCCGGTAAGTCCACTACCATCGGCATTATCAGCTCGCTGGTGAATAAATCTGGCGGCAGCGTGCGGGTGTTCGGCTATGACCTGGAAAAGGATGTGGTCAATGCCAAGCGCCAGCTGGGACTGGTGCCGCAGGAATTTAACTTCAACCCGTTTGAAACCGTATTACAGATTGTGGTTAATCAGGCCGGTTATTACGGTGTGGAACGTCGTGAAGCGAATATCCGCGCCGAAAAATACCTGAAACAACTCGATCTGTGGGGCAAGCGCAACGAACGTGCGCGTATGTTGTCTGGCGGGATGAAACGCCGCCTGATGATTGCCCGCGCGCTGATGCACGAACCCAAGCTGCTGATCCTCGATGAGCCAACTGCGGGTGTCGATATCGAACTGCGTCGCTCCATGTGGGTGTTCCTGAAGGAGCTGAATGCGCAGGGCACCACCATCATTCTGACCACCCATTACCTGGAAGAGGCGGAAATGCTGTGCCGTAATATCGGCATTATCCAGAGCGGTGAGCTGGTGGAAAACACCTCGATGAAAGGTTTGCTCTCTAAGCTGCAATCCGAAACCTTTATCCTCGATTTAGCGCCGCGCAGTCCGCTGCCGAAGTTGGAAGGTTTCCAGTATCGTCTCGTCGATACCTCGACGCTGGAAGTTGAGGTGATGCGTGAGCAGGGGCTGAACAGCGTTTTCAGTCAGCTCAGCGCGCAGGGTGTTCAGGTATTGAGTATGCGAAACAAAGCTAACCGCCTTGAGGAGCTGTTTGTCAGCCTGGTGCAGGGAAAAACAGGAGCCAAAGCATGA
- a CDS encoding YacC family pilotin-like protein, translating into MTKSIKILLLAGLLGFSSTSFALSESEAEDLADLTAVFVYLKNDCGYQDLPDAQIRKALVFFAQQNRWDLSNYSTFNMKALGEDSYKDLSGIAITNDKKCKSLARDSLSLLAYVK; encoded by the coding sequence ATGACGAAAAGCATCAAGATCCTGCTGCTGGCGGGACTCCTTGGCTTCTCCTCCACCAGCTTTGCCCTGAGCGAATCCGAAGCGGAAGATCTGGCTGATCTCACCGCAGTATTTGTTTATCTGAAGAATGATTGCGGCTATCAGGACTTACCCGATGCGCAGATTCGCAAAGCACTGGTGTTCTTCGCCCAGCAAAACCGCTGGGATCTGAGCAACTACAGTACCTTCAACATGAAAGCGCTCGGCGAAGACAGCTACAAAGATTTGAGCGGCATCGCCATCACCAATGACAAAAAATGTAAGTCACTGGCACGCGACTCGTTAAGCCTGCTCGCCTACGTGAAATAA
- the cueO gene encoding multicopper oxidase CueO — translation MQRRHFLKLTAALSAAGALPLWSRSLMAATRPLLPIPALLEADAHGTYNLIAQAGTSQWNGKAVPTWGYNSSLLGPAIALQRGKPVNVNIHNRLPEATTVHWHGLEVPGAVDGGPQAVIAPGATRQVSFTPDQPAATCWFHPHQHGKTGHQVAQGLAGLVLLQDDASGKLRLPIQWGVDDVPLIFQDKQLTKDGSRIEYQLDIMRAAVGWFGDMMLTNGAQYPQHAVPRGWLRLRLLNGCNARSLHIATSDKRPLYVIGSDGGLLAEPVKVESLPLLPGERFEVMVDTSDGNAFDMVTLPVTQMGMMLAPFDQPLPLVNILPLRVMASGALPDKLVDLPPVPATEGLQTRWLQLMMDPQLDSQGMQALMDRYGAKAMGNHHGMAMPADKKPMDMKMDMGGMQMDHGNMAMDHSGHAKAAPGYDFHNGNKINGVAFDMAKPMFGAKLGSMEKWTISGEGDSMLHPFHIHGTQFRILSENGKPPAPHRQGWKDMVSVDGWRSEVLVRFNYVASAEHAYMAHCHLLEHEDTGMMLGFTVT, via the coding sequence ATGCAACGTCGTCATTTTCTGAAGCTGACTGCTGCTCTCAGCGCGGCAGGTGCCCTGCCCCTGTGGAGCCGCTCATTGATGGCCGCCACGCGCCCTTTATTGCCGATCCCCGCGCTGCTGGAAGCGGATGCGCACGGCACCTATAACCTTATCGCTCAGGCAGGCACCAGCCAGTGGAACGGCAAAGCGGTGCCGACCTGGGGTTACAACAGTAGCCTGCTCGGCCCCGCCATTGCCTTGCAGCGCGGTAAACCGGTGAACGTCAATATCCATAACCGTCTGCCGGAAGCGACGACCGTCCACTGGCACGGGCTGGAAGTACCCGGTGCGGTGGATGGGGGGCCTCAGGCGGTCATCGCGCCCGGAGCAACCCGGCAGGTGAGTTTTACTCCGGATCAACCCGCAGCGACCTGCTGGTTTCATCCCCATCAGCATGGCAAAACCGGCCATCAGGTCGCTCAGGGGCTGGCTGGACTGGTGCTGCTTCAGGATGACGCATCCGGCAAATTGCGCCTGCCCATCCAGTGGGGCGTTGACGATGTCCCCCTGATTTTCCAGGACAAGCAGCTAACGAAAGATGGCAGCCGCATCGAATATCAACTGGATATTATGCGCGCGGCAGTGGGTTGGTTCGGCGATATGATGCTGACCAACGGCGCGCAATATCCACAACATGCGGTGCCTCGCGGCTGGTTGCGCCTGCGTCTGCTGAATGGATGTAACGCCCGTTCACTGCATATCGCCACCAGCGATAAACGTCCGTTATATGTGATTGGCAGCGACGGTGGTTTGCTGGCGGAACCGGTGAAGGTGGAGAGTCTGCCGCTACTGCCAGGCGAACGTTTTGAAGTGATGGTCGATACTTCCGACGGCAACGCCTTTGATATGGTGACGCTGCCGGTGACACAGATGGGTATGATGCTGGCCCCGTTCGATCAGCCGCTGCCGTTGGTGAACATCCTGCCGCTGCGTGTCATGGCGAGCGGCGCGTTGCCAGATAAGCTGGTGGATCTGCCGCCAGTACCCGCGACTGAGGGGCTGCAAACCCGTTGGTTGCAACTGATGATGGACCCGCAACTCGACAGCCAGGGGATGCAGGCGTTGATGGATCGCTACGGGGCAAAAGCGATGGGTAATCATCACGGCATGGCCATGCCAGCCGACAAAAAGCCGATGGACATGAAGATGGACATGGGCGGCATGCAGATGGATCACGGCAACATGGCGATGGATCACAGCGGCCATGCTAAGGCTGCGCCGGGTTACGATTTTCATAATGGGAACAAAATCAATGGCGTTGCCTTTGATATGGCGAAGCCGATGTTCGGTGCGAAACTTGGCAGCATGGAGAAATGGACCATCTCCGGCGAAGGCGACAGCATGCTGCACCCGTTCCATATCCACGGCACCCAGTTCCGTATTCTGTCAGAAAATGGCAAGCCGCCGGCTCCACACCGCCAGGGCTGGAAAGATATGGTCAGCGTCGATGGCTGGCGCAGTGAGGTGTTGGTGCGCTTCAACTATGTTGCCAGCGCTGAACATGCCTACATGGCGCACTGTCACCTGCTGGAACATGAAGACACCGGCATGATGCTGGGCTTTACCGTGACTTAA
- the panD gene encoding aspartate 1-decarboxylase translates to MIRTVLQGKLHRVKVTQADLNYEGSCAIDQDFLDASGILQYEAIDIYNVTNGQRFSTYAIAAERGSKIISVNGAAARCACEGDIMIICSYVQVEDEVARSWQPKVAYFEGDNEMKRIAKALPVQVA, encoded by the coding sequence ATGATTCGTACCGTATTACAGGGCAAGCTGCATCGCGTCAAAGTGACCCAGGCAGACTTGAATTACGAAGGTTCCTGCGCCATTGACCAGGACTTTCTGGATGCCTCTGGCATTCTGCAATATGAAGCCATCGACATCTACAACGTCACCAACGGCCAGCGTTTCTCCACCTACGCCATTGCCGCTGAACGTGGTTCAAAGATTATCTCCGTCAACGGTGCTGCCGCACGCTGCGCCTGTGAAGGCGACATCATGATCATCTGTTCTTATGTGCAGGTGGAGGATGAAGTTGCCCGTAGCTGGCAGCCCAAAGTGGCCTATTTTGAGGGCGATAACGAGATGAAGCGCATCGCAAAAGCGCTGCCGGTGCAGGTCGCCTGA
- the hpt gene encoding hypoxanthine phosphoribosyltransferase, producing the protein MKHTVDVMISEQEIATRIAELGKQISDHYRNSGREMVLVGLLRGSFMFMADLCRTIEVPHEVDFMTASSYGSGMSSTRDVKILKDLDEDIRGKDVLIVEDIIDSGNTLSKVREILRLREPHSLAICTLLDKPERREVDVTVEYVGFAIPDEFVVGFGIDYAQRYRHLPYIGKVVLLDE; encoded by the coding sequence ATGAAACACACCGTCGACGTGATGATCTCTGAGCAGGAGATCGCAACCCGTATTGCCGAGCTGGGCAAACAGATTAGCGACCATTACCGTAACAGCGGCCGTGAAATGGTGCTGGTCGGGCTGTTACGCGGTTCCTTTATGTTTATGGCCGATCTGTGCCGCACCATTGAGGTGCCGCACGAAGTCGACTTTATGACCGCCTCCAGCTACGGCAGCGGCATGTCCAGTACCCGTGATGTGAAGATCCTGAAAGATCTCGATGAAGATATTCGCGGTAAAGACGTGCTGATCGTCGAAGACATCATCGATTCCGGCAACACCCTGAGCAAAGTGCGCGAGATCCTGCGTCTGCGTGAGCCGCACTCGCTGGCGATTTGTACCCTGCTGGACAAGCCGGAACGTCGTGAAGTGGATGTCACCGTTGAATATGTTGGCTTCGCCATCCCGGACGAATTTGTGGTGGGTTTTGGTATCGACTACGCCCAGCGCTATCGTCATCTGCCGTACATCGGCAAAGTGGTGCTGCTCGACGAGTAA
- the panC gene encoding pantoate--beta-alanine ligase, which produces MLIIETLPMLRREIRRWRQEGKRIALVPTMGNLHDGHLTLVDAARERADIVVVSIFVNPMQFDRPDDLARYPRTLQDDCEKLNRHSVDLVFAPAPADVYPKGLDTQTFVEVPGLSSLLEGASRPGHFRGVSTIVSKLFNLVQPNIACFGEKDFQQLAIIRKMVADMGFDIEIVGVPTIRAKDGLALSSRNGYLTADERKLAPGLSQVMNSMAERLSNGERHVEEIIETAEQTLREKGFRPDGLAICDAETLQPLTVDSQRAVILMAAWLGNARLIDNQQVDLTQ; this is translated from the coding sequence GTGCTGATCATTGAAACACTGCCGATGCTGCGTCGCGAGATTCGTCGCTGGCGGCAGGAAGGCAAACGTATCGCGCTGGTGCCTACCATGGGCAACCTGCACGATGGACACTTAACACTGGTCGATGCTGCGCGTGAGCGCGCCGATATCGTGGTGGTGTCGATTTTTGTGAACCCGATGCAATTCGATCGTCCCGACGATTTAGCGCGCTATCCGCGTACTTTGCAGGACGACTGCGAAAAACTGAATCGCCACAGCGTGGACCTGGTATTCGCTCCTGCACCGGCTGATGTCTATCCCAAAGGCCTGGACACCCAAACCTTTGTTGAAGTGCCGGGACTGTCATCGCTGCTGGAAGGCGCCAGCCGTCCGGGCCACTTCCGTGGCGTCTCCACCATCGTCAGCAAGCTGTTCAACCTGGTGCAACCCAATATCGCCTGTTTCGGTGAAAAGGATTTTCAGCAATTGGCTATCATCCGCAAAATGGTGGCGGATATGGGCTTCGACATCGAGATTGTCGGTGTGCCAACGATACGTGCCAAAGATGGCCTGGCGCTCAGTTCTCGCAATGGTTATCTCACCGCCGATGAGCGTAAACTGGCACCCGGTTTAAGTCAGGTGATGAATAGCATGGCTGAGCGTCTCAGCAACGGCGAGCGCCATGTCGAAGAGATTATCGAGACTGCCGAACAGACGCTGCGTGAGAAAGGTTTCCGCCCGGATGGTCTGGCGATTTGCGATGCCGAAACGCTCCAGCCGCTGACCGTCGATAGCCAACGAGCCGTGATTCTGATGGCTGCCTGGCTGGGCAACGCCCGTCTGATTGATAATCAGCAAGTGGATCTGACCCAGTAA
- a CDS encoding cystathionine gamma-synthase family protein, translating to MTSSSSKKSPPDTSSLHPETQMLNYGYDPRLSEGAVKPPVFLTSTFVFNSAEEGKDFFDFVAGRREPPEGQSGGLVYSRFNHPNSEIVEDRLAIYEGAERAALFSSGMAAIATTLLTFARPGEVILHSQPLYGGTETLLSKTLHNLEIKAVGFSDGTDEEKVHEAAKLAWQRGRVALILIETPANPTNSLVDIELMVEVAEVIAQHQGSRPIIACDNTLLGPIFQRPLEQGADLSLYSLTKYVGGHSDLIAGAVLGRKALIDQVRSLRSAIGTQLDPHSSWMIGRSLETLSLRMEKAAHNAALVAAFLRDQPQVEKLYWLPFLDKNSSAGETYRRQCFGAGSTFSFDIRGGQPAAFRFLNALKLFKLAVSLGGTESLASHPASTTHSGVAAEVRQRIGITDATVRLSIGIEHADDLIEDIRQALAS from the coding sequence ATGACCTCTTCATCCAGCAAAAAATCGCCGCCTGATACCTCTTCGCTCCATCCCGAAACACAAATGCTGAATTACGGTTACGATCCACGCCTGTCGGAAGGGGCAGTTAAGCCACCGGTATTCCTCACCTCCACCTTTGTGTTTAACAGCGCCGAAGAAGGGAAGGATTTTTTTGATTTCGTCGCCGGTCGCCGGGAACCGCCCGAGGGCCAAAGCGGCGGACTGGTCTATTCACGCTTTAATCATCCCAATAGCGAAATTGTTGAAGATCGGCTGGCAATTTACGAAGGGGCAGAACGCGCCGCCCTGTTCTCTTCCGGCATGGCGGCGATTGCCACCACCTTGCTAACCTTTGCCCGGCCAGGTGAGGTGATTTTGCATTCACAGCCGCTGTACGGCGGCACCGAAACCCTGCTCAGCAAGACGCTACATAATCTCGAAATTAAAGCCGTTGGTTTCAGCGATGGCACCGATGAAGAGAAAGTCCACGAAGCCGCTAAACTGGCCTGGCAACGTGGACGCGTGGCGTTGATTTTGATTGAAACCCCCGCCAACCCCACCAACAGTCTGGTGGATATTGAATTGATGGTGGAAGTCGCCGAGGTGATTGCTCAGCACCAGGGTTCCCGCCCGATTATTGCCTGTGATAACACCCTGCTCGGCCCGATTTTTCAGCGCCCGCTGGAACAGGGTGCTGACCTGTCGCTCTATTCCCTGACCAAATATGTCGGCGGCCACTCTGACCTGATTGCCGGTGCGGTACTGGGTAGAAAAGCGTTGATTGATCAGGTACGGTCGCTGCGCAGCGCCATTGGTACCCAGCTTGACCCTCACTCCAGTTGGATGATTGGCCGTTCGCTGGAAACATTGTCGTTGCGGATGGAGAAAGCCGCGCACAACGCAGCGTTAGTGGCGGCGTTTCTGCGCGATCAACCGCAGGTGGAGAAGTTGTACTGGCTCCCCTTCCTCGATAAAAACAGCAGCGCCGGGGAAACCTATCGTCGTCAGTGCTTTGGCGCAGGTTCCACCTTCTCTTTTGATATTCGCGGCGGTCAGCCTGCCGCTTTCCGTTTCCTCAACGCCCTGAAGTTGTTCAAACTGGCGGTGAGCCTCGGCGGCACCGAATCACTCGCCAGCCATCCGGCCAGCACCACCCATTCCGGTGTCGCCGCCGAAGTACGTCAGCGTATTGGTATCACTGACGCCACCGTGCGATTATCCATCGGCATCGAACATGCCGATGATTTAATTGAAGATATCCGGCAGGCGTTAGCCAGTTAA
- the speE gene encoding polyamine aminopropyltransferase yields the protein MAQNEMWYETLHAGFGQYFTVDKELYREKTAHQDLVIFENAAFGRVMALDGVVQTTERDEFIYHEMMTHVPILAHGAAKRVLIIGGGDGAMLREVSRHASIEQITMVEIDAGVVNFCKQYLPNHSAGAYDDARLQLVIDDGVNFVNQTPEKFDVIISDCTDPIGPGESLFTSEFYAGCKNALNLGGIFVAQNGVCFLQQDEAINSHRKLSHYFSDVSFYQAAIPTYYGGIMTFAWASDNPALRQLDSATLQSRFAAAGLHCRYYNPAIHTGSFALPQYLLNALSDVR from the coding sequence ATGGCCCAAAATGAAATGTGGTATGAAACCCTTCATGCCGGTTTCGGACAGTATTTCACGGTGGATAAGGAACTTTACCGCGAGAAAACTGCGCACCAGGATTTAGTCATCTTTGAAAATGCGGCTTTCGGTCGCGTTATGGCGCTGGACGGCGTGGTACAAACCACCGAGCGCGATGAATTTATCTATCATGAAATGATGACCCATGTGCCGATTCTGGCGCACGGGGCGGCAAAGCGTGTGCTGATTATCGGCGGTGGCGACGGTGCCATGCTGCGCGAAGTATCACGCCATGCCAGCATTGAACAGATCACCATGGTGGAGATCGATGCCGGGGTGGTGAACTTCTGCAAACAGTATCTGCCCAACCACAGCGCGGGTGCCTATGACGATGCGCGTTTGCAGCTGGTGATTGATGATGGCGTCAATTTCGTCAACCAGACGCCGGAGAAATTCGATGTGATCATCTCTGACTGCACCGACCCGATCGGTCCGGGAGAGAGCCTGTTCACCTCAGAATTTTATGCCGGCTGCAAAAACGCCCTCAACCTGGGCGGTATTTTTGTCGCACAGAACGGCGTCTGCTTTTTACAGCAAGACGAGGCGATTAACAGCCATCGCAAACTCAGCCACTACTTTTCCGATGTCAGCTTTTACCAGGCAGCGATTCCGACCTATTACGGTGGCATCATGACCTTTGCCTGGGCTAGCGACAATCCGGCGCTACGTCAACTTGATAGCGCCACCTTGCAGTCGCGTTTTGCGGCCGCTGGCCTGCACTGCCGTTACTACAATCCGGCAATCCACACTGGCAGCTTTGCCCTGCCGCAATATCTGCTGAATGCCCTGTCAGACGTGCGCTGA